The Gemmatimonadota bacterium DNA window TGATCGTGCGCATGTTCGTGCGGTCGTCCTGCACGAAGCCCAGGCGCGTGGTCCCGACGTCGGCGCAGTTTCCGCGGGCGCAGAACTGCTGGTCGATGCGGCCGATGAAATCGACGCCGGCGTCGGCGCGCACAGCGAGCCAGCTCAGCGGACGATAGTTGACGTTCGACGAGCCGATGTAGCGGTTGATGTACTGCGTGTACACGTCCTGGAAGTGCTCGGCGGGCGTCGAGGCGCGGTAACCGTGCAGGTTGAAGCCCTGCGTGCTGGTGCGCCCGTTTTCGTAGCCGGGGCCGCCGAAGGCGTTGGAGAGGAGGCCCAGTGCGTTGTTGTCGTTCTGCGGCAGGCGGTTGGCCAGCGTGATGTAGCCCGAGGAGAACTGCGCGTCGAGCTTGGGGGAGAGCGCCGCGTCGATGTTGGCGCGGAAGGTCCCGCGCTTGAGCGCGTTGGGCGTGGCCCACTCGTCCTTGATCTTGATGTTGAGCGTATCGAGGCGCTGCTGGTCGAACTCGGGGATCTGGAGCAGCCCCTCCTCGTTTTCGTACTGTCCCGCGACGAAGAAGCGCACCGCCTGCACGCCGCCGGAGACCTGCATCCCGGCGGTCTGGCGGTTCCCCGTGCCGAGCGGTGTGGTGCGGTCGTTCTCGAAGAGGTTGAACTTCGAGAGCGAGTCGGCGACGCAGAAGCCGGTGGAGACCTGCGTGAGCGACGTATTGGTGCAGTTGCGCGTCGTTCCGGCCGGGGCGCGCCCCCACAGCGTGTAGGCGGTGGGCCAGGTGTTGCGATCCTGGATGAGGCCCTGCTCGCCGAAGACGCTGTAGCGCGTCTGGCCGGCGCGGCCACGCTTGGTGGTGATGACGATCACGCCATTGGAGGCGTCGGTGCCGTACAGCGTGGCAGCTGACGGTCCCTTCACGATCTCGATGCTCTCGATCTCGCTCGGGTTGATGTCCTGCGCGCGACTCTGGGCGCCGCCGCCGGTGAAGATGTTCCCGGACAGCGAGCCGTTATCGGAGCGCATGCGCACGCCGTCGATCACGTAGATCGGGTCGTTGGCCAGCGTGATGGAGTTGACGCCGCGAATGCGCACGCGCGCGCCGACGCCGGTGGCGTTCCCCGGCATCACCTGCACGCCGGGCGACTGCGCCACGAGCAGCGAGGCGACGTCGGTCACGGGGGCGGTGGAGGTGCGCTGCGTGACGTCGACCGAGGTGACGGAGTTGCCGAGTTCCACGCGGCGCTGTTCGCCGGTGGCGGTCGTCACGACTTCGGCCAGGCGAATGACGGCCGCCGGCATGTCGAAGTCGACCGTCAAGTTCTGCCCCGACGCGACGGTGATCGACTTCTTCTGTTCCGTGTACCCCACGCGCAGCACGCGCAGGTCGTATGTGCCGGCGGGGACGTTGCGCAGCGTGTAGCGCCCGTCGCCGCCGGTGGAGGTGAAGAGCTGCGTCCCGACGACGATCACGCGGGACTCTGGCAGTGGCTCGCCTGAACCCTGTGCCGCCACCTTGCCGGTGATGGTGCCGCCTTGTGCCAAGGCGACGCCGCTCACCACAGTGACGAGCGCGGACGCGGCGAGGAGAGCGCGCAATGACGCTCGAACCTGACCGAGGACACCCATGGTGGATCTCCAGTGCGATGCGGGAGAAAACCGAACGGCCATTTGGCCACTCTCATTCGCCGCGGGCGCACGCACCGAACCGCCCACGCGGGGAGGGAGAGCGGGGCGAAGTTATGGTGCCGGGGCGCGCCCGGAAAGGACGAGCGTCGCCGATGGAGCCGCGCATGCATCGGTCGAGAATGCCGAGGCGATGCCCGTGTGTCCCAAACGATAAAACGCCGTAAAGATCCACCGGACGATCGTCGGCGCGCACGCGCGGGCACGGCACCTGGTGCGCTCCCCTTGCACGAAGGCGCTCGCGCGCTGCGTTCCGTCGGGTGAAACGCGTACCGTCGTGGTGGGAACGCCGCGTCACGCGCCGGGTACGACGGGGCAACCACACCCGGGGGGCGACGATGTCTTCGATGCTGCTGCACCTGGCGATGAGCGCCGTGATGGCGACCGGGGCACCGGGAGTGCCGATTGCGTATCACGTCGTCCCCGACACCACGCGTGCGGCGGTGCGCGCCGCCATTGGCCGAGCGTACGTCGAGGTCGACAATCGCCATTTCAATGATGCGAACGTCTTCGTGATTCAGGGGCTGCGCTCGGTGCGGCTTGGCACCGTGGGTGGCCTCACCAGCCAGCGCTTCGTGATCCCCAACGACATGGTGGGCGGTGCGCTGCCGGTGCGGTTCGCGGTGCGCCGGCTGGCGACACGTCGCGCGACGCTGAGCGACGAGATCTCCGTGTCCCAGGGCGACACGGTCGGGCTCCTGGTTCCCCCCTTCTGACCCGATCGGTTCTTGCCTGGTGCGCGCCTCGCGGGGCCGGACGGTTGTCCGGCCCCGCGTCGCGTCGGCTGCGTCGCTGACGAGGCACCGCGACCGCGCGCAGTGGTCGGCTGTGCGTGCTGGCAGTAGCTTCGCCGCGACGCCCCCGTGGTCCGGCCGTCCGCCGGCCGCCGTTCCAAGCAGCCTTCCGCCCTCCGACGGCTCCATGTCGCTCTCCGTCTCGCGCCTCGCCTTTGGTACCGCGTTCGTCGTCGCGGTCGCCGTCCCCACGCTCGCCGCGCGGGCCCAGCGCCCCGATCGTGCGGCGCTCCTCATTCGTGGCGGGACCGTCATCGACGGAACGGGGGCCCCCGCGCGCGCGGCCGACGTCGCGATCACCGGCGACACGATCGTCTTCGTGGGCGACGCACGCCGCGCCGGCATCCAGGGGGCGCGCGAGATCGACGCGCGCGGCCTCATCGTCGCGCCGGGGTTCATCGATCCGCACACGCACACCTTTGGCGACCTGCAGAGCACGCGCGTGGAGCGCCGCACCAACGCCGCCTACCTCATGCAGGGGGTGACGACGGTCATCACGGGGAACGACGGCGGCGGTCCGGTCGATGTCGCCGACACCTTCACGCGCTGGGAGAAGAACGGGATCGGGACCAATGCCGCGCTCTTCGTCGGCTTCGGCTCGGTGCGCGGCAAGGTGCTGGGGGCGTCGTCGAGCGCGCCTAACGCCGACCAGCTCTCCCAGATGAAGGCGATGGTGGCCAAGGGGGTGGACGAGGGGGCGCTGGGGCTCAGCACCGGGCTGTACTACGCGCCGCAGAGCTATGCCACCACCGAGGAGGTGATCGCCCTCGCCCGCGAGGCCGGGGTGCGTGGCGGCGTGTACGACTCGCACCTGCGCGACGAGAGCTCGTACACCATCGGGCTGATGGGGGCCATTCGCGAGATCCTGCGCATCGGCAAGGAGGCGGCACTCCCGGTGCACATCGCGCACATCAAGGCGTTAGGCGTGGACGTGTGGGGAGAGAGCGACAGCGTGATCGCGCTGGTGACGCGCGCCCAGCGCGCGGGGCAGAAGGTCACCGCCGACCAGTACCCCTACACCGCGAGCGGGACGGGGGTGGGGGCGGCGCTCCTGCCGCGCTGGGCCGAGGCCGGCGGGCGCGACTCGCTCCGCTCGCGCATCACCAACCCCGAGCAGCGCGACCGCCTGGTGGCCGCCATGCAGGACAACATGCGCCGTCGCGGGGGCGCCGCCTCGCTCCTCATCACCGGTGGGCGCGACCGCGCCCTGGTGGGGAAGACGCTCGAGCAGGTGGCCAAGGCGCGCAACGCCGACCCGATCCTCACCGCACTGGAGATCATCATGGACGGCGACGCCGGGGTCGCGTCGTTCAACATGAACGAGGACGACATCGCCCGCTTCATGCGCGAGCCGTGGGTCTTCACCGGCTCCGACGGCTCCGATGGGCACCCGCGCAAGTACGGCACCTATCCGCGCAAGCTGCACGACTACGTCCTCGGCAAGAAGGTCATCACGCTCGAGCAGATGGTGCAGCGTTCGTCGTTCGAGGTGGCTGGCGCGTTGGGCCTGGGCAAGCGCGGGGCGCTGCGCCAGGGGTGGCAGGCCGACGTGATCGTGATGGACACCGCGAAGGTGGCCGAGCGCGCGACGTACGAGCAGCCCGAGCTGCTGGCCGAGGGGATGCAGTACGTGATCGTCAACGGGGCACTCGCCGTGAGTGAGGGGAAGCTCACTGGGGCAATGGCGGGGCGCGGGGTGCGTCGCACGAAGCGGTAGCGTGAAGACGCGCCGTCAGATGGACTGTCTCGTGCGCCCCCTCCTGCGCCCCCTCCCGCGCGATCCGCGCGCCCTGCGCGACCGCGCGCGCGGCGGCATCGGCGCGTTGGCGATCGCGGGGACGATCGCGGCGGCGATCGCAGGAACGATCGCGGCGTCCGCGCGCGTAGCGACGGCGCAGGCGCCGATCCTCTACTCCCTCTCGTCGCAGCAGAATCCGCGCGGGCTGCACTGGCGGCGCATCGACGCCCCGCACTTCACCGTCATCTACCCCGACTCGCTCGCCCGCGAGGCGCAACGCGCGGTCACCCTGCTCGAACGCGCGTACGAGCCGCTCACCAAGACGCTGGCGCGCAAGCCGGAGCGCATCCCGGTGGTGCTCAACAGTTCGTCGATGACCTCCAATGCCTTCGTGGCGTGGGGGCCGCGGCGCTCGCAGTGGTATGCGCTTCCCAGCACGACGGTGGATGGGATGGGGCCGGTGGAGTGGTACTCGCTCCTCACCGTGCACGAGGGACGACACATCGTGCAGGAGCGCGCGGTGCGCACCGGGATCATCGGCATCCTCGCGCGGCTCTTCGGCGACAACACGACGGCCTTCTTCGGGGGCGCGCTCTACTTCCCCGCCTGGTTCTGGGAAGGCGATGCGGTGGGGATGGAAACGGCGCTCACCGCCGACGGACGCGGGCGACAGCCGAGCTTCACGCAGCGCATTCGCGCCCTGTCGCTCGCCGGTGAACCGTATCGATACCATCAGGCGTGGCAGGGATCGTATCGCACGTACTACCCCGATTGGTACGAACTCGGCTACCTGCTCACGACGCACGTGCGCCGGACCTACGGCGACTCGGCGTGGCGTCGCGTGATCACGCGGGCGGCGCGCAATCCCATCGCGCCGGTGGCGCTGAGCATGGCACTCAAGCGCGAGACCGGGCGCACACTCGTGCAGCTGCACGCCGATGCGGTGCGCGCCGCCGACTCCACCTGGCGCGCGCAGCAGCGCACGGTGGTAGAGACGCCGGCGTCGGTGCTGTCGAGCGCCCGCGCCGACTACTACGAGTTCACGCTCCCACAGTACGCGGGCGATGGGAGCCTGATCGCGCTCTATGGCGACCTGGGCACGACGCGCCGCCTGGTGCGCCTTCGTGACGGTAAGGTCGAGGTGCTGCACCGAACCGTTGGGCTCTTCGGCGACCTGCAGTTCCACGTGCGCGGGAAGACCGTGGTGTGGAGCGAGTACGAGGTGTCGCCGCGCTGGGGTGAGGAGAGCTACCTGGTGATCAAGACGCTCGACCTCGACACGAAGCAGGTGCGACGCCTCACCGATCGCTCGCGCTTGTTCTCCCCGGCACTCTCCCCCGACGGGACGCGCCTCGTGGCCGTCGACTTCGCGCGCACGCGTGAGGCGACGCTCGTGATCCTCGAGGCCGGCAGTGGACGCGAGGTGCAGCGC harbors:
- a CDS encoding SusC/RagA family TonB-linked outer membrane protein, whose protein sequence is MRALLAASALVTVVSGVALAQGGTITGKVAAQGSGEPLPESRVIVVGTQLFTSTGGDGRYTLRNVPAGTYDLRVLRVGYTEQKKSITVASGQNLTVDFDMPAAVIRLAEVVTTATGEQRRVELGNSVTSVDVTQRTSTAPVTDVASLLVAQSPGVQVMPGNATGVGARVRIRGVNSITLANDPIYVIDGVRMRSDNGSLSGNIFTGGGAQSRAQDINPSEIESIEIVKGPSAATLYGTDASNGVIVITTKRGRAGQTRYSVFGEQGLIQDRNTWPTAYTLWGRAPAGTTRNCTNTSLTQVSTGFCVADSLSKFNLFENDRTTPLGTGNRQTAGMQVSGGVQAVRFFVAGQYENEEGLLQIPEFDQQRLDTLNIKIKDEWATPNALKRGTFRANIDAALSPKLDAQFSSGYITLANRLPQNDNNALGLLSNAFGGPGYENGRTSTQGFNLHGYRASTPAEHFQDVYTQYINRYIGSSNVNYRPLSWLAVRADAGVDFIGRIDQQFCARGNCADVGTTRLGFVQDDRTNMRTITANAISTASYNPFTSVATRTSLGVQWVNNTFDRNGAGSSNLTPGASTISGGATKLADASYDRNKTFGVFLEEQVAIRDRLFLTAAVRSDQNSAFGTNFQRVYYPKFSASYVLSDEAWFPKTSWLSQFRLRSAYGASGVQPGANDAIRYYSPTTTNVALQDQPGVTFTSLGNDVLKPERATEFEGGFDSRLFQDRVSLELTYYRKLTKDALIGAVVPPSLGTGLSTQRANLGSVRNSGLEVLVNALVLDTRNVTWNTSINGSTNDNNLETLGTDAQGRPLAPQVGTTTRNQPGYPLFGYWQRQIRSYADANNDGILTLSEIVVDDSSTFVGYSIPRYEAVFTNSVELFRKQLRLTALFDYKGGHHLLNGTERIRCGSRNNCFGAYDKSAPLWQQARAVAVREHASRTQAGYMEKADFLRFREFSANWLLPKSLTARAWGAKDVSLNFAARNLKIWTDYSGIDPESNSDVGSTSSLPSDFQAMPVPTYFILRLNVAF
- a CDS encoding amidohydrolase family protein: MSLSVSRLAFGTAFVVAVAVPTLAARAQRPDRAALLIRGGTVIDGTGAPARAADVAITGDTIVFVGDARRAGIQGAREIDARGLIVAPGFIDPHTHTFGDLQSTRVERRTNAAYLMQGVTTVITGNDGGGPVDVADTFTRWEKNGIGTNAALFVGFGSVRGKVLGASSSAPNADQLSQMKAMVAKGVDEGALGLSTGLYYAPQSYATTEEVIALAREAGVRGGVYDSHLRDESSYTIGLMGAIREILRIGKEAALPVHIAHIKALGVDVWGESDSVIALVTRAQRAGQKVTADQYPYTASGTGVGAALLPRWAEAGGRDSLRSRITNPEQRDRLVAAMQDNMRRRGGAASLLITGGRDRALVGKTLEQVAKARNADPILTALEIIMDGDAGVASFNMNEDDIARFMREPWVFTGSDGSDGHPRKYGTYPRKLHDYVLGKKVITLEQMVQRSSFEVAGALGLGKRGALRQGWQADVIVMDTAKVAERATYEQPELLAEGMQYVIVNGALAVSEGKLTGAMAGRGVRRTKR